Part of the Girardinichthys multiradiatus isolate DD_20200921_A chromosome 14, DD_fGirMul_XY1, whole genome shotgun sequence genome is shown below.
ctaccatcagGTCAGGTCCGACTCCTCGGACCATTTTTTCAATCTGTAATTGTCTGGTCTTAGTGAGCCTGTGCATATCGTAGCTTCAGAGATGGCATTCTGCACTCCTTAGTGATTTGGACCACCTCCACCTTTCCATAATCTCTACCCATTCTTCTCCTGTGACGTCAACAAGACCTTTCAGTCCCCAATTGCTGTTTACTGGgtattttctctatttcaggCCCTTGTCTAGGATCCGGAGAGATGGCATTAATCATGTAAACCCGAGTAGAGCAACAGTTTCTGTATTAGTCAGAGCAACCTGTCTGAAACCCACCCAACATGCCACCTTCAAAGTGACCAAAAATCCCACTTTCTTTCGCactctgatgctcagtttgaacttctGCAGGTTGACTTTTCTACGTCCAGTTATAAATGTATTGGGATGTTATAGAGGTGAACCTGTAAAAGTGTCTGGAAACTAAAGTGTGCAATATAAAGCTGAGAGGTTGAAAACATCTAAGGTGAAGATAATTGAGGTTAGTAAGTATAATGGCAGGAGAAAACcctcagaaaacaacacacaatCAGATCTGAagcaacatttacttttaactTTATTCTACAAGCTGTAGCCTCACAGCATAAAAAGCCCGGTTTAGTTTTAAATAACTGATACCTGTGCTAGTGAGGTAGAAGCAGCGAGAAAACAGAGTTACTGTTGCATCCTGTGGGGATGTAAAGCTCGCTCTGTGGGTGATGACTCAGTTCCTGAATACTGAGTGATAACGAGAGTGATTTACAGAAAGACACCCAACAAGGGTGGCAGATAGAAAAAGAAGACTGACAGCGAttgattttaaagaaatatgagTGGAAGAGAGGGGGgtaaggaaaaggttaagatggaaagaaaaagattgCTCGTAGGTGGGGAGACAGAATAGAAGGGGGGAGAAAGAGTGATGAGGAAAACCGAGTCCAAATGACCAATTTCATGCACATACAACAGAGTTTTTTTTGCTGATTTTCTCTCAATTCTGTAGATTTTTGCAAAATTTCTGGCAAAAGATAAATAAGAGAGGCCAAAAAGATCCAATTCTCATCGTCGGCTCCACCTCACAACAAAGAAGCCTGCTGAGATCAGGAGTCGAACGGGCAGGTTTGAATTCTTCAAACCACAAAGCTTAACGTACATTAAAGAGAAGACTGAGAGGCTGAAGAGAGCAGTGCTGAGTATAAGTGTGAGATGAGAGAAAGGGGAGGGTGGgggagagaggaagaggaaggtAGAGCTTCAAATGTAAAAAGTCAAGGACTGAGAACCGCTGCAGAGAAGGAGgcttaaaagaaaaaggaaaaataacgCAAATAAAAGGGAAACTTTGCTGCCTTGCTGATGATCACAGCTCAttgttgaaaaaacatttaagtgaggGAGACACAACAGGAGTTTGAACTATAACGATGAAGCTGTTGTTTCAGCTCCGCTTCCTGGGTGAGTTTACCTCAACTTCTAACTGACTTTTCCTCTCGGCTTCTTCCGTTTTACTCGAAGCATTAATAAAGGATATAAAGATGCTCACTCAAACGTCTAATTTTAAACTTTCACTTCTCAAATTCAGTTGACCCGGATGCTACAGGAAGGTTATTTTCCAGTCATAAATTAGCTATCATAGCATGTGATCAACACAGCTTCATTTAGTGAATGCATAAATATGCATTTGCATAATTTCCACTGACTTTAGGAGTCATTTGATAATTGCCTTTCATGCAGGAAGTGATATAAGTCTTGCAAAAGCCACAAGCTTAGGTTTCTGTCAAAATgaagttttagatttttaattagCAATCATGTAATGTGTGTGCTGAAGTGTAAATGTGCATATATTCTGTTTAGGATGAAGTAATAAAATGTCTACATTTATTTGGCAGCGCTAAATAGATCAGTTCGCAGGTTAAAAGGAGCAAAGATGGGTGTGTCCAAAAATCCTAAAAGTTCATTTTAATCagaaaacagaagcaaaaacactaaacaataaaaagtttgAACAAATAAGACGAACGTTGGAATCCGGTTATGAAAGAGCCACAACCTGATTCCCTGTTTAGACAAAGAAAGGGAAGAGGTGCTCCTTGGTTCTCATGGGACTACTTCATAAATATCTTCTACTACATGAATATCTTCAGACGTTATTGTCAGCTTTATCCTCataaaaatatgcttttaatTATTGAAAATCTGGAACCACTCATAAATTTGGAAAAGTAATTAGATTTTAACATCTTGAAAAACCTACAAAAATGAGAGGAGGAGGGATGCGGAAGTTGTTGGACAGGGGACTCACAATATGGAGGATTCCAGGAAAATAGGAAGACCACAGAGAAGGTTCAAGGATTGGTGAGACAGAGCAGCATGGAGAGACCAGATGATATAAAGGGTCTGCCTTGTTGACCCCTGAAGGGAGCAGTGGAAGATGATCTTAAACAACCTTTAGGGTTTGGCTTTATGTAAATAAAGCCACATTAGGTCAAAATTCCCTTCCTATTCGTGAAATGTTAATATATTTGCCTTTGAGGAACATTTAATTAATACATGTAATGGCTTGTTTATTATGGTAAAAACAATGAATACCACAAGATGTCAAATGATGATCAAGGAGCTGCAGCAACTACAGCATAAGTGAGTTTAGCTAGCTTTTTCCAAGGTATCTTTAGCTTTGTCTCATTAACTCACTAAATAACCACCTAGACCTCTTAGGTCTGAAAAGCTGTTCCTTTTATGTGACGGTTTTAAAAACCCTTAAATCTATTTCTGAAAGTATTCATTTATTACAGCTAAACACAGGCATGTCTCAAGTGTCTGTAACACTACAAAATCAAAGTaagaaactacaaaaatggtgGACCTTTAGCTCCAAGGCTGATTACCTGAAGAATCTACCTTTATCTTAAGATCCCTCAGTCGCTGAGTGGTAGCACCATGTCTGGTCATGATGTTGTTTAGGATGCATCATCTCTGTGGGAGGAGACAGTCTAATACatcacagcaacagttttttttattgtttttttaaacttacaAGCTGCAGAACAAACTACATGCATAGAATATATAAAGCTGTTGTTTCTATTTTCAAGCTTAAGCTTTAAAACTAATATATGTCAAACTTTAGCAACTATACAATGCACTAGATGGATGTCTTCTATGATCTAAACATCAGACGTTTGCAGCAGATAAAAATAGTATACTGATGTGATCAGAAAACTGGTGTGTCTTCCTTCTCAGACTTTTAACACCTCTTTGCTCACATTTAATTTTATACCAATAGTTTTTCACACATCTGAAAATCAGCTGCATCTATGAGAGCCTTGGCTAGTGTTGTTAACAATTAAATTCACTTCATTGGTAAATATTGCATTTTataaaatttacttttattttgttgcagttttagcGATTTCTTCTGTTTCAAGAGGACACAGTGTAACAAGCTCACCACAAGTTGCATCTCATGATTCGCAGGATCAAGGTAACTACAAGCTTACTAAATATATGATTTGCTGTGAAAGATATTGTGGACTACATCATGTAAGCGCTAAAAAACATAGTTCTACAAAGTAAAGAAATTACAGATGTTAAGGAACTGTATTTATTTGTAGCACTGGGTGGTTTTGGTAAAATCACTGCAGTaggttacttttattttttacatatttactgtcactatgtcctgacagtagaaAATGGGACAggtaatctgtgaaaaaaacctAACTCCTCTGGCTCCTACCAGTGGTTCCACtgacatttgcagaaatacaccgctCCCGCTCAAAAGCAACCAATCAGACCCAGGAGGAAAGTCTTAGCGGTGCTCAAACCCCTCCCCTGCACGTTGCTGGTGATCTGCAGCTTGCTAATGGTTTAAGGAGCAAGTTTGTAGTCAATGTAAAGCACATTGTTTCACACCTACCAGCGAGTGTGCCATAGCTGGTTATGTGCCGTCATCGGTGGCTCTACTTACCAGCTCTAGCAGATAAAGTATGTATATTGTATTTCTTACAACACTCTTATCTCCTGGTATTTACTAGACCTCTCCATCCTAAGGTTTCCTATTTTGTGTCTATCTAGCAGCGTTTTCATCTCAACAGGCAGTTGTTCCTTGAGTTGATCTATTACTGGCCTAGAACTTTAAgtctaaaatgtttaatattttttcctgaGCTTAAAGGTCCGGATCATCTTTTATTCAGATATAAGGTCCGTGAAAAACTTTTCGGCTCATTTTTGGGGATTCCAGGCTAGAAGGCTTTAATTTATGGTTAACCCCAAAGTTATTTATACTTATTTATACTGTAAGATTTAGAGTTAAAATCATTTTCAATGAACCAAGAAGTTAGTTTCTGATGGGAAATGGGACAGGTACCTCTGAAAAGATAATAAATGAATGTAAAAGGAAGGtctaatttaaatgtttcttatttAACTTTATAAAAACTATAAACACATCAAAAAGTTATTTATATCCTCCTGATAGTCTACTGAAACATCTTTGTTGtcattacaacaatcaaacctACAATTGCTGctagctttttgcatgtttccacttgtTTGCTGGTAATTTATATTTCGTGATGAGCTCCAAACCTTATGAAGTCTTTATCTGATACAAGTCAGTGTTCTTTCCACTGCTTGAAAATAGCTTCTGTCTGGGTCAGCAATTCTCCCCCAAACATCCAGGAGCAGTACGGGCTTTCCCTCTCTTTGACAGAACTTTGTTGAGGGCAACCAAAACTCCTTCTCCAGAGTCTCTTTGAAACCAAATCCTGAAGGCCTTGCTCTTCAGCTTGATGGCTTCCACTACTGCTCTGTGTCAATCACCATTAAAGATGTAAGTGAGGGGTGTTGAGATGACCTCCACAGGTCTAATACATAACAATGATTGCTTGGTGTAATTGTAGGCcatcattgttaaaaaaaagaaaaaaacaacatcataaAAACTGGTATTTTGGTTGCTATTTTGCCATTGGTTAAATGGTTTATTAGAAACTAAATACCTCAACAAACAATATTTTAGGGTCACAAGTTGCTGACACTGCTATTGAAAGTGAAAAAGCCACAAGAATAGCATTGGAGAACCTCCGGCTGTACATCCACAGACCTGAACCGCTCTGAATTCACTTGTTGAGGTGCAGGAGTGTGTTGTTTCTTATCCAGCAATGCTTGGATGTTTTGAAGAGTCTGCTGCTCTTTTCATACTATGGTTCTACCTACAGCTCTCATACTGTTTTGGAGGTGTTTGACGTGGGATGCTTCTTCAGAAAGTATGGATTATTAATGTATCATTTATGTTTCCCAAGATTCTGCGAACTTCACAACATGGCAGAGCCTCAACCAAACCAATGACAACCTAGAAAAGGCGCCAGACAATACCTCAATGGCAACACCGACACCAGTGCCGTCGGGCCCAACCTCGCGACCATCATCAGTAACCACGGTGACATTTGTGAGTAACCTGATTTTATCCAGTGGGTGCAGCTCAAACCAGAACATTCTGCGATGTTTAGAACCTTCCAGtcagaaacaaaaatgtgtgagTTCAATTAGAGCTTCACAACATTTctaatcagaaatgtgtcactggAGTATCAATGTTTGGAATATTGCGACCACAAGGacctgcttggatgcaatatttagtACGATATTATCTCTCAAGTGCCATACATGCACGTCTGCATGCCAATATACGGCTTGTTGCTAAGACTTTCAGTCCTCTGGATCTCAACACTCAATGTGTTTTTAGTAGCCAAAGGTACTCTGGCTTATTCCCACAgtatataaaacaaattagtTTAATTTGCCACCTGAAGTGACTGTAGACATGAATTTCCATGATTTATTGTGGTATTTGGTGCATAGTTGTTTCTAAAGGTGCAGATTTGTTGTGTGAGAAGGTGTAAGTAATTCACCAGCTTGTACTGTGCTGAGGAACAACTGGAGGGACCGGGGGTGTTCCTGTTAGTGATTAATTCAATGTTACACCGTCAGATGCTTGTTAAGACAACGCGCTACAGAAGATCCTTCCTGTctgcagccatcagcatctacagcaGCTCTATGAAGAAACCTGAATGACTTAGAACAACAGTTCGTTTTCCTCTGGGCctttgaatttaaattgaatCAGATCTATTAAAATCTGCCCAATAATATGTTGCTTCTTCtagtttttaaacaaacagGGAAGGTAAATATATGGACTATATGGAGATCAGTAGATTCTAGGAAGGCTGAGGAATAACTTTAAACAGCCTCAGGTTCTTAAAAGTGCCACTGAAGGAGTCTATTTGgatatttttcaaatattttggtTAATTTACCAGAATAAATCAAAGTTATTTAAATTCTGTAAGAttaacttttttattgtaaGAAGGAAGTAATATTTATAGATGTAGGACCCTGGCATTCTGACTCTCACACTTCTACAGATTTTGTGCAGGAACTTACCTGAAGATATTTTCAGGagctaaaacaaatgaaaagattAGCAAATTCTGTTCCCCAGCTGAATCTGAATCATTGTTCCTGCAGTTAATAAGTTATAGCATGGAGTTGGACATTACATGCAACAAAAAGTGCTTCATTGTTGCAAGAAATTCAGTATGTAATGTAATTATTAACCTCACGTCTTTACACCAGAGCTCCTGAAAGGCAGCTATGGCTGTTTTGAAGATGCTTGACGCGTAAAGTTATATAAAACGTTCTTTTAGCAGCTTTGTTCGTGTGAGCTTAATCCACCCAAACCACTGCTACTGTTCTAGAAAAGCAGcaagcagacaggaaatgagaatCCGGGTTATAGTGCAAAGCCCACCATGAAAAAGGAAAGCCTCTGAAATTCAACGCCAGTACTCAGAACTTCAGAAGCAGAGACTAAGATTTCAGATCATCAGATGCTTCCAAATGTGCAAAAGACTGAAGAACAGAGAACTGTCGATTTATTTGATGTAAAACTCGTAATAAACACAAatgggtgtgtttgtgtctgctcTTTAACAGCTAGGGGGAGAATTGAGAGAAAGCCCCACCGATGATTCAGTTTCAACATCAAAATCTTCTACTTCATCCAAACCAGGTACTTGAGCAGCTTCATGCAGGCTGAACGTTCATGCTCTCCCTCCATTTGTCTTCCTCTGCGTCAAACCACAACCTCTCGCATGCCATTGTTCTCTCTAACTGCTCGCAACACAAACACCATCAAATATGTCTAATCTAGCAAAGCAGCACACAAACACCTCAAACCAGAGGACACACACATCCACGGACATGACTTTCCTCCACCGAGGAGAGAGATTTATGATAACCTGCATTAATTTGTCAGAAAATGAAAGATATTGAAACCATTGTTCAAGATAGCTAACTAAGCCAATTCTCCACAGAATTTTGTAttctttataaatgtaaaattcacttattcatttatttgttgttgtgcttTCCACCTTTTTGGTCATATTTTAATAGGGTGGTACGGTGCAGATCAAAGTGGAACATTTAGTTAGTTGGTCTGCtatttaatgacattttctgaTAAACATTAAGCCAGCCTTTGTGATATTTGTGACATAACGTAAGTATAAAACCAGACTGGTGCTGTGACCTACTGATTGCAGCCATGTTTAATGTCTGTGTACAGATCAAAAAAATGCAAGCGCTGTGATTGGTTAGGAGTGAGAGTATGAGCAAGAACTTCCTTTGTTGCTGTGAATGTCTGAgagatgctgtttttttatcGTTGGATGCTTTGCTTCTAATGAATCTGTGACCTGCTTcagcataataaaaaaaaacaaaggctaTTTAGCTTCTTCTTCTCATTGGCTGGCCTTCCTAATCTGTCAGTTTTAGGGGTTTTAGGCGTTGTAGATTAAACAGAGCCTGGAGCACTTTCCTTCTTTTTActgatttctgtgttttaatactactactaccactactattaCTGCAATTTATAaagcattttacatttaaaacaaatcttaatatgctccataaaaaagtaaaacaaagacaGACCAAGAATAAAAGGACAACATGTTAAAACAGCAGCGCTTCTGTTTGAAAGCATTCTGGAGCAGAAACaccattaaatgttttattaaaaaagaataaatgcaaTGTCTGCTGTGTAAATGTCTGGTAGAAGAGTCGTTGCTCTGTTAACAGCAAAACAAACCAAGGGTACACATAAAATGAGACTGATCATCTATCAGATTTCTCCTGTAAGGGAATAACTAAATCTTCTGTGTCTCTTTCAGTGTCTGTTGATAAAAGCGGCACCTCCTGGGGTAAGGTTGACTGTGTTACTTtagtttacattttcttttattcttcttttattGGAGCCAGATTCATTTCTAGTGAGCCACTCTGAGCAGCATTATCACTACCATACCTGCTGGACGATAACCAGACACCATCATTCTgcttttgaaacaaaataaaattacacacaaatAGATGAATCAGAACTGACCAATAAATACTTTTCTGATCaaacacatacagtgccttgtgaaagtactcggcccccttgaacttttcaacctcttgccacatttcaggcttcaaacataaatatataaaataaaaaatgtttgtgaagaatcaacaacaagtgggacacaatcgtgaagtggaatgaaattttttggacgtgtcaaacttttttaacaaataaaaaactgaaaagtggggcgtgcaatattattcagcccctttactttcagtgcagcaaactcactccagaagttcagtgaggatctctgaatgatccaatgttgtcccaaatgactgatgatgataaatagaatccacctgtgtgtaatcaagtctccgtataaatgcacctgctctgtgatagtctcagggttctgttcaaagcgcagagagcatcatgaagaccaaggaacacaccaggcaggtccgagatactgttgtggagaagtttaaagccggatttggatacaaaaagatttcccaagcttttaacatcccaaggagcactgtgcaagcaatcatattgaaatggaaggagtatcagaccactgcaaatctaccaagacccggccgtccctctaaactctcatctcgaacaaggagaagactgatcagagatgcagccaagaggcccatgatcactctggatgaactgcagagatctacagctgaggtgggagagtctgtccataggacaacaatcagtcgtacactgcacaaatctggcctttatggaagagtggcaagaagaaagccatttctcaaagatatccataaaaagtcttgtttaaagtttgccacaatccACCTgagagacacaccaaacatgtggaagaaggtgctctggtcagatgaaaccaaaatcgaactgtttggccacaatgcaaaacgatatgtttggcgtaaaagcaacacagctcatcaccctgaacacaccatccccactgtcaaacatggtggtggcagcatcatggtttgggcctgcttttcatcagcacggacagggaagatggtcaaaattgatgggaagatggatggggccaaatacaggaccattctggaagaaaacctgttggagtctgcaagagacctgagactgggacggagatttatcttccaacaagacaatgatccaaaacatgaagccaaatctacaatggaatggttcacaaataaacgtatccaggtgttgaaatggccaagtcaaagtccagacctgaatccaatcaagaatctgtggaaagagctgaagactgctgttcacgaacgctctccatccaacctcactgagctccagctgtttttcaaggaagaatgggcaagaatttcagtctcttggtgcaaaactgatagagacaaaccccaagagacttgcagctgtaattgcagcaaagggtggcgctacaaagtattaacgcaagggggccgaataatattggacgccccacttttcagttttttatttgttaaaaaagtttgacacatccaataaatttcattccacttcacggttgtgtcccacttgttgttgattcttcacaaaaaatttgaattttatatctttatgtttgaagcctgaaatgtggcaagaggttgaaaagttcaagggggccgagtactttcgcaaggcactgtagttttTGTGGGTTTTGGCTTGAATCTTTGGCTTGAAATTACAGAAATTAAGATCACATATTGCTTATTTGCCGAAGCTGGTAgcattgcagcaagaaggttctcaGTTTGAATCCCAGtctgggatctttctgcatggagtttgcatgttcttcctgtgcgtGCGATGGTTCTTTCTggatattttgcttttttccaCAGTACAAAAACATGACAATCGATGACTCTAAATTGTCTGTAGTTATGAATGTGagggactggcgacctgttcagggtttCCCCCACTTCTTGCCAAatgactactggagataggcaccagcagcCTCCagcgaccctgcaaggacaagagGACAGACTAGAATGGATGTATTCATAAGTTTCTACTGACCCCTAGTGGTTGTAGTGATAAACATAAAACAAGCCAAATTAATTCAGAACAATATAAATATTTCCAACTTTCAAATATTTCCAACAAATACAGGATCTTTTTCATTTCTGCTCAaatttaaaatcagaataaCCGGCAGATGTTTTAAAGATCATTTGGTTGAGGGAAGAAATGATACCTCAATGCTACAGATTTCAAAACCTcactaatgtttttttctctacaGGTTATGTGATCCTGGTGTTGATAATCATTCTGATTATTGTGCTGTGTATTATCCTTTTCATGCTCAGGAGGGCATCCAGGGTGAGAAaccaacaaatacatttttgtttcagcCTCACACTATAACACCACCAAGATCTACCGGCtaaaacttgtttttctttttcttcatttgtttttcagacaTACTCATTTGATCTCCAGCGCCCTGCACCCTGCCGCAATTTGTATGAGCCCACTGGCACCTTTGGACAGGTCTACCTGGATGACCTTGGTAAAACCTGCTTAACTAACTCCTTCTAAATGTCTAAAAATGTCTAAATACACAACGACCAAAGGAAGAATGCTTTATTCTATGTGTgctgatttctcagaaggatctACTCACAAAGATGTGATCTCTGAGGATCTCTCCACCCCACCGGTACCGAACGGCACCAGTCCACCACTGGAGGAAAAGGCAGCCGATGAAGAGAATGGTACCaatatttcctttttgttgTTGAGCAATTTAAACGATTTAAACTGCAGAAATCTTGACAAACAGCTAAATATTAGGAAAACGTTAAGGTTTTCTCAAAGGTTGGTTTGAAACTGCACCAAAACATGTTGAATATGTGGCCCAACGTCCACAGGTGAGCCAGGTTAGTTGCTGTTTAGCTGTAAGAAATTGGAGTTTTTAGCAATAACAATAGCTTGCATCCTAAAGCCAACATTTGATGACTACGTCAAAAAACCTCACCCAGCTTTGGAGAATTCAGATAGTTCCTCCTTCTTTTAAAAGCTCTTCCCTTCCTGCAGCTCCTCAGGAACAGCCTGGAGCAAGCGACCCGCCGAACTCTTCCTCCAGCAGCTCCAGTTCATTATCAGGAGACGACCAAACCGAGAAGAAATCCAACCAGATGAGCAGCAACAACTTGTTCTTTGATGTAGCCGAGGAGCTGCCGCAGCAGCAGCTgaatgaaaacaacaacaatccaTGTAAGCTCATTTAAAAAGTACAGATCAACGGGTGCTATGAAAGGTGCattttggtggaaaaaaaaacgattttgtctttttctgatAACTGAACTCCCAGCCCACCTGTTGCCTCTCATTACTAAGGAGCAGAGCATCCCAGTAGCTTCAGCGGTGTGGGAG
Proteins encoded:
- the LOC124880858 gene encoding uncharacterized protein LOC124880858 isoform X2 produces the protein MKLLFQLRFLVLAISSVSRGHSVTSSPQVASHDSQDQDSANFTTWQSLNQTNDNLEKAPDNTSMATPTPVPSGPTSRPSSVTTVTFLGGELRESPTDDSVSTSKSSTSSKPVSVDKSGTSWGYVILVLIIILIIVLCIILFMLRRASRTYSFDLQRPAPCRNLYEPTGTFGQVYLDDLGSTHKDVISEDLSTPPVPNGTSPPLEEKAADEENAPQEQPGASDPPNSSSSSSSSLSGDDQTEKKSNQMSSNNLFFDVAEELPQQQLNENNNNPCGSSNPFVEINLDEPPWSDQLLTSPQPTSSVLPFSPFSFSPSSTSS
- the LOC124880858 gene encoding uncharacterized protein LOC124880858 isoform X1; this translates as MKLLFQLRFLVLAISSVSRGHSVTSSPQVASHDSQDQDSANFTTWQSLNQTNDNLEKAPDNTSMATPTPVPSGPTSRPSSVTTVTFLGGELRESPTDDSVSTSKSSTSSKPVSVDKSGTSWGYVILVLIIILIIVLCIILFMLRRASRTYSFDLQRPAPCRNLYEPTGTFGQVYLDDLEGSTHKDVISEDLSTPPVPNGTSPPLEEKAADEENAPQEQPGASDPPNSSSSSSSSLSGDDQTEKKSNQMSSNNLFFDVAEELPQQQLNENNNNPCGSSNPFVEINLDEPPWSDQLLTSPQPTSSVLPFSPFSFSPSSTSS